A part of Olleya sp. Bg11-27 genomic DNA contains:
- a CDS encoding pentapeptide repeat-containing protein encodes MIGLEQKINDHLKWLDKEEGNQLDIENEEINNFNFENVDLNSGIFTNVNFTDIDIIEVNLSGSYFFNCVFNNVSFKNVNLRKSEFHDCHFIKCNIEKSNITKTEFFNLKSNNTSFLEVDLGWAFIDGSSFIKCVFDKIIVEGTIIADTEMQNTRFRHLKFSKKYPLKYAEQKNIIYIEDEAVFIKETT; translated from the coding sequence ATGATAGGTTTAGAGCAGAAAATAAATGATCACTTGAAATGGTTGGACAAAGAAGAAGGTAATCAACTAGATATTGAAAATGAAGAAATAAATAATTTTAATTTTGAGAATGTTGATTTAAATAGTGGAATCTTCACAAATGTTAATTTTACTGATATTGATATTATAGAAGTGAATTTAAGTGGTTCTTACTTTTTTAATTGTGTTTTTAATAATGTTAGTTTTAAAAACGTGAATTTAAGAAAAAGTGAATTTCATGATTGTCATTTTATTAAATGTAATATAGAGAAGTCTAATATCACTAAAACTGAGTTTTTTAATTTGAAATCAAATAACACGAGTTTTTTGGAAGTGGATTTAGGTTGGGCATTTATAGATGGCTCAAGTTTTATTAAATGTGTTTTTGATAAGATTATCGTAGAAGGTACTATTATTGCAGATACTGAAATGCAAAATACTAGATTTAGACACCTCAAGTTTTCTAAAAAGTATCCTTTGAAATATGCAGAACAAAAGAATATTATTTATATTGAAGATGAAGCAGTTTTTATAAAGGAAACTACTTAG
- a CDS encoding PASTA domain-containing protein: MPLSKLKNIRIDFSLFDEKNKPKAKLPIFIQYYEVTTNAWISIYVDTITKGVLSIEETTKSRAKALLSFFNILKNNQIPELRIIAQKDLYNLEKFQVLTSLYAFTFDEEQSVLHFDFGTAYLLQEDLLKEQQGFKDFIVVTSPYSFAYQNQLLDTSLQQCITNTKTLEGQLDKSKTQLTAKQKQYTEVTNTLKTATKTHTDLSKAHSDLEANFKSLANDANDCQEEKEALHAALHEVQQELEVLHQKNVKLQTQNESLTTSLNDAKQDIERLAPFEEKYQASQKEYDALNGNYTESIQALEHCAKGYTALQDAYALLQKEQHNYLEQLEICSAEKAQSEKERLEANATIIALDTKYNTAVEDLSLKNTEIKQLQLKIDALSKDVAFDLRPMPVSGVYTNIVNEIQLADSLNNSDYKLSNIQLKIKSLVNRDQDGVNLQFLNHETAKEINGNSISEVILDIESAPREVNKSGTLPNLIGFTETAIRRILNNLGLRLNPVYQKNKNVPSGESFKQSPTLNSNIQNNQLITVIFSKNE, encoded by the coding sequence ATGCCACTCAGTAAACTAAAAAACATACGCATTGATTTTTCATTATTTGATGAAAAGAATAAGCCCAAAGCCAAATTACCCATATTTATTCAATATTATGAGGTTACTACAAATGCATGGATTTCTATTTATGTCGACACTATCACTAAAGGGGTTTTAAGTATTGAAGAAACGACAAAGTCCAGAGCCAAAGCATTATTGTCTTTTTTCAATATTTTAAAAAACAATCAAATACCAGAACTGCGCATTATTGCCCAGAAGGACCTTTATAATTTAGAGAAATTTCAGGTTTTAACCTCATTATATGCTTTCACATTTGATGAAGAACAGAGTGTCTTGCATTTTGATTTTGGTACCGCTTATCTATTGCAAGAGGATCTATTAAAAGAACAACAAGGTTTTAAAGATTTTATAGTAGTAACTTCCCCTTACTCGTTTGCGTATCAAAACCAACTCCTTGATACCTCATTACAACAATGCATCACTAATACTAAGACGTTAGAAGGACAGTTAGACAAATCTAAAACCCAATTAACCGCAAAGCAAAAGCAATATACTGAGGTTACCAATACGTTAAAAACTGCGACTAAAACCCACACCGATTTAAGTAAGGCGCATTCTGATTTAGAAGCTAATTTTAAAAGTTTAGCCAATGATGCTAACGACTGCCAAGAGGAAAAGGAAGCACTGCATGCCGCATTACATGAAGTACAACAAGAACTAGAAGTATTACATCAGAAAAATGTTAAATTACAAACACAAAATGAATCCCTTACAACGTCTTTAAATGATGCCAAACAAGACATAGAACGTTTAGCTCCTTTTGAAGAAAAGTACCAAGCGTCTCAAAAGGAGTATGACGCTTTAAACGGGAATTATACGGAGAGTATTCAAGCGCTTGAACATTGTGCTAAAGGGTATACTGCCTTGCAAGATGCTTATGCCTTACTTCAAAAAGAACAACACAACTATTTAGAGCAATTAGAAATTTGTAGTGCGGAAAAAGCACAATCAGAGAAAGAACGATTGGAAGCTAATGCGACCATAATAGCTTTAGATACCAAATACAATACTGCTGTAGAAGATTTAAGCCTAAAAAATACTGAGATTAAACAGTTGCAATTAAAAATAGACGCGTTAAGTAAGGACGTTGCTTTTGATTTACGACCTATGCCAGTTAGTGGTGTGTATACCAACATTGTTAATGAGATTCAATTAGCAGACAGCCTAAATAACAGTGACTACAAGCTCTCTAATATTCAGTTAAAAATTAAATCTTTGGTTAATCGAGATCAAGATGGTGTCAATCTTCAGTTTTTAAATCATGAAACTGCTAAGGAGATTAATGGAAATTCTATTAGTGAAGTGATATTAGATATCGAAAGCGCCCCTAGAGAAGTCAATAAATCAGGTACGTTACCCAATCTAATTGGGTTTACAGAAACGGCTATTAGAAGAATATTAAATAATCTAGGTTTGAGATTGAATCCTGTTTATCAAAAGAATAAAAATGTACCATCTGGAGAGTCTTTTAAGCAAAGTCCGACTCTAAATAGTAACATTCAAAATAATCAATTAATCACCGTAATATTTAGTAAAAATGAGTAA
- a CDS encoding DUF4132 domain-containing protein, with amino-acid sequence MKNFFSKTKAEQISKNIRFNSIASVLEDLKPKFTQANEAYKFQSYERELTRLYAEGTPLVTMSYNAFGRAKRDNYYFGSGSDSDYKNFGKIILQEPNNLEGVYLNLLKDLVTFHAASRTNFNIKSFDYLKEYPKEAIKELLPSLTYGLKYAGIIENSLQLFVAFFIWHQDVLNLDDVTSELHIVLDELISKDELSKLLYELINFHIDLNKILEIDENNLRTLDIESLSIYSYLNKIPRDSRFQIGTLVNRFLSKSSIGAFEAPYRSLRSHSSLQNLNLIDDQNFESNEKLTILSKIHQEQNNLEIRVDKRLTNNVVEPWFFEELWDFLIKERWINHSSHKNLKSKISQCIALFISAMPDMEKNWYHKLFSGFEQVAIPNRHDPYKGLHHSQIRPIFKLLQNVCEIDDTKFYTVGKESRVKFILNGNQYQATSTDGFGYAINGALNKILFEEKVPYQLVALERKVFLEDSEAYQQRHVLIITLVTEEEYKLYQGQFLKQDITGFATGESNAQKFIKNIESEKDNVRVKSNLDAVDLENDMRFKDFKPVIEKSDKKESWKKFLIHCLSHPLDKKAGKTWTKTLNEITRVIDSAELANGLSHFLSYCVKKDEWFLDEEKVSCLTGMAFAAILTNNPGTNVWIELLIKKCYKKVKGGAFRAKTGAVVLEYLAAEGSIESYTILGNLKAKATYNPFIKALNTRMNKFTNLLKEYTQEQLEDVVIPNFSLNEDYFRTQTIGDYQAKLSLEDYKTVLTFEKEGKTVKSVPKILREHHKGEVDELKAIGKGITESLKGQSNRIEKSWLSLRSWSFEDWNKYLIRNNFMKYQIEKLIWTVEDGHGIHNVLFHKSSFKNAVGEIVTLSAPSKVSLWHPATSTVEEVEHWRSFIFENRIKQPFKQAYREVYKLTPAEENTEDHSNRFLGQTLNGNTLYALGKGRMWTMSYEEAPYIKLPNLNLAGWLGVSGGVLYSTPTTEDVRFYKLKTYSKSKQIDYSEKVALNEIPEIIFSEVFRDIDLFVAVANFYIDPYLPTNTQDELLVRNWNSQNFGEKSKTPIATIRKQLLQKIIPMTNIAKQCSFIDNALVVEGQLKTYKINLGSGNILMEPNDQYLCIVPGSTAKEEKKVWLPFSEGDKVLMVILSKAFLLAKDDKITDSSILRQINAT; translated from the coding sequence ATGAAAAATTTTTTTTCAAAAACTAAAGCAGAACAAATTTCTAAAAATATAAGATTCAATAGCATTGCGTCAGTTCTGGAAGATTTAAAACCAAAATTCACCCAAGCTAATGAAGCATATAAGTTCCAAAGTTACGAAAGGGAGCTAACTAGACTCTATGCGGAAGGTACACCGCTTGTTACCATGTCTTACAACGCCTTTGGGCGTGCCAAGAGAGATAACTATTATTTTGGAAGTGGAAGTGACTCTGATTATAAGAATTTTGGCAAAATTATTCTTCAAGAACCTAATAATCTTGAAGGGGTCTATTTAAACTTGTTAAAGGACCTTGTTACTTTTCATGCAGCATCACGTACAAATTTTAATATAAAGTCTTTTGATTACCTTAAAGAATATCCAAAAGAAGCCATAAAAGAGTTGCTTCCTTCGTTAACATACGGCTTAAAGTATGCAGGGATCATTGAGAACAGTTTACAACTTTTTGTTGCTTTTTTCATTTGGCACCAAGACGTGCTGAATCTTGACGATGTGACTTCAGAACTGCACATTGTTTTAGATGAATTAATATCTAAAGACGAATTATCCAAGTTATTATATGAATTGATTAATTTTCATATTGATTTAAACAAAATACTCGAAATCGATGAAAATAATTTAAGAACATTGGACATTGAAAGTTTGTCTATCTATTCCTACTTAAACAAAATACCAAGAGACAGTCGATTTCAAATTGGTACACTAGTTAATAGATTTTTAAGCAAGTCATCAATTGGTGCCTTTGAGGCTCCCTATAGAAGTCTTAGAAGTCATTCTAGTCTTCAAAATTTAAATTTAATCGATGATCAAAATTTCGAATCTAACGAAAAGCTAACTATTCTCTCAAAAATACATCAAGAGCAAAATAATTTAGAAATACGAGTTGATAAACGATTAACTAATAACGTGGTTGAACCCTGGTTTTTTGAAGAATTATGGGATTTTTTAATTAAAGAGCGATGGATTAATCATTCAAGTCATAAAAACCTTAAATCAAAAATATCACAATGTATTGCTTTGTTTATTTCAGCGATGCCCGATATGGAGAAAAACTGGTACCATAAGCTTTTTTCTGGCTTTGAACAAGTTGCCATCCCAAACAGACATGACCCTTATAAAGGCCTTCATCATTCTCAAATAAGACCCATATTTAAGCTATTACAAAACGTTTGTGAAATTGATGATACCAAATTCTATACTGTAGGAAAAGAGAGTCGCGTAAAGTTTATACTTAATGGTAATCAATACCAAGCAACAAGTACCGACGGTTTTGGTTACGCCATTAACGGAGCACTTAACAAAATACTTTTTGAAGAAAAGGTACCCTATCAATTGGTCGCACTGGAAAGAAAAGTGTTTTTGGAAGATTCAGAAGCCTATCAGCAACGCCATGTTTTAATCATAACATTGGTTACTGAAGAGGAGTACAAATTGTATCAAGGTCAGTTTTTGAAACAAGATATTACAGGCTTTGCAACAGGAGAATCAAACGCACAAAAATTCATTAAAAATATAGAATCTGAAAAAGACAATGTAAGAGTTAAGTCCAATTTAGATGCTGTTGATTTGGAGAATGATATGCGTTTTAAGGACTTCAAACCAGTCATAGAAAAGTCTGATAAAAAAGAGAGTTGGAAAAAGTTTTTAATCCATTGCTTGTCGCACCCTCTAGATAAAAAGGCAGGAAAAACATGGACAAAAACATTAAATGAAATCACTCGAGTTATTGATTCCGCAGAATTAGCTAATGGGCTTAGTCATTTTTTAAGTTATTGTGTTAAAAAAGATGAATGGTTCCTTGACGAAGAAAAAGTGTCCTGCTTAACAGGAATGGCCTTTGCTGCTATTTTAACTAATAACCCAGGTACAAATGTTTGGATTGAGTTACTCATTAAAAAGTGTTATAAAAAGGTAAAAGGTGGCGCCTTTAGAGCAAAAACTGGAGCTGTTGTTTTGGAATACCTTGCTGCAGAAGGTTCTATTGAATCCTATACTATTCTTGGAAACCTTAAGGCTAAGGCAACATACAATCCTTTTATTAAAGCCTTAAACACAAGAATGAACAAATTCACGAATCTTTTAAAAGAATACACACAAGAACAACTGGAAGATGTTGTTATTCCTAACTTTTCGCTCAACGAAGATTATTTTAGAACTCAAACAATAGGCGACTACCAAGCCAAGTTGTCTTTGGAAGATTATAAAACTGTTTTAACATTCGAAAAAGAGGGTAAAACTGTAAAATCAGTTCCTAAAATATTAAGAGAGCATCACAAAGGTGAAGTTGATGAACTAAAAGCAATAGGAAAAGGTATTACTGAATCATTAAAAGGACAGTCTAATAGAATTGAAAAGTCTTGGCTTTCATTAAGGTCTTGGAGTTTTGAAGATTGGAATAAATACCTGATACGAAACAATTTTATGAAATACCAAATCGAGAAGTTGATTTGGACGGTTGAAGATGGTCATGGAATTCATAATGTGCTGTTTCATAAATCTAGTTTTAAGAATGCCGTAGGCGAAATTGTAACATTAAGTGCTCCGTCTAAAGTCTCACTTTGGCACCCAGCGACATCAACTGTTGAAGAAGTAGAACACTGGAGAAGTTTTATTTTTGAAAACAGAATTAAGCAACCATTTAAACAGGCGTATCGCGAAGTTTATAAGCTTACTCCTGCCGAAGAAAACACAGAGGACCATTCTAACAGATTTTTAGGTCAAACATTAAATGGGAATACACTATACGCTTTAGGTAAAGGAAGAATGTGGACCATGAGCTATGAGGAGGCGCCCTATATAAAGTTACCAAACCTCAATTTAGCGGGTTGGCTTGGTGTATCTGGCGGTGTATTGTATTCTACCCCTACTACCGAAGATGTTCGATTTTACAAGTTAAAAACCTATTCTAAATCAAAACAAATCGACTATTCAGAAAAAGTAGCGTTGAATGAAATTCCTGAAATTATTTTTTCAGAGGTCTTTAGGGACATTGATTTATTTGTTGCTGTAGCAAATTTCTATATAGATCCATATTTACCAACAAATACACAAGATGAATTATTAGTAAGAAACTGGAATAGTCAGAACTTTGGAGAAAAGAGTAAAACTCCGATAGCTACCATTAGGAAACAGCTTCTTCAAAAAATTATACCTATGACTAACATCGCTAAGCAATGTTCTTTTATAGATAATGCTTTGGTGGTTGAAGGTCAATTAAAGACCTATAAGATTAACCTTGGTAGTGGTAATATCCTCATGGAACCAAATGATCAATATTTATGCATAGTACCAGGTAGTACAGCCAAAGAAGAGAAAAAAGTTTGGCTTCCTTTTAGCGAAGGAGACAAAGTGTTAATGGTCATTTTAAGTAAAGCCTTTTTGTTGGCAAAAGACGATAAAATTACGGACTCAAGTATATTAAGACAAATTAATGCTACCTAG
- a CDS encoding RNA-directed DNA polymerase gives MELFFTYFEKPHICVRLNDEQLNVANEINTALKLTHNAQKGIAFLVKDRENLLADIKVEEEASIVKIDIRNYFYCINHNILLEKVKVVAPKIVATLERFLDELNKSLQVEEFVNTKGIKNKSGLVLGHEMFFRLASIYLQDMDSLLKASQNVLKYYRFIDDILIVTKDSNEVVYLIASELHKLALEMNYQKLIITPPRQSFTYLKQPFSR, from the coding sequence ATGGAGCTCTTCTTTACCTATTTTGAAAAACCACATATTTGCGTTCGCCTGAACGATGAACAATTGAATGTTGCAAATGAGATTAATACTGCATTAAAATTAACACATAATGCTCAAAAGGGTATTGCATTTCTTGTTAAGGATAGGGAAAATTTATTAGCAGATATTAAAGTAGAAGAGGAGGCATCTATTGTTAAAATAGACATAAGGAATTATTTTTATTGTATAAATCATAACATACTACTAGAGAAAGTAAAAGTAGTCGCTCCAAAAATTGTTGCTACACTTGAGCGTTTTCTTGATGAGTTAAACAAAAGTTTACAAGTAGAAGAATTTGTAAATACAAAAGGGATTAAGAATAAAAGCGGGTTGGTTTTAGGACATGAAATGTTTTTTAGATTAGCGAGCATCTATTTACAAGATATGGATAGTCTATTAAAGGCATCGCAAAACGTATTAAAATACTATCGATTTATAGATGATATCCTAATAGTAACAAAGGATAGTAATGAGGTTGTTTATTTAATAGCATCTGAACTCCATAAATTAGCCTTAGAAATGAATTATCAAAAGTTAATAATTACACCTCCAAGGCAGTCTTTTACGTATTTAAAGCAACCATTTTCTAGGTAG
- a CDS encoding OmpA family protein, which yields MSNVTKIQEGAAVLQQVDVSDIFTSLAMGIADAQKKLDDNSIAQITKLANTTLGDKSLLELGFAPAFYSFTYADISANIHLKMTMKDEFALSVQVDATYNSGKQGKDDYKNVEKEKAFNSEKSSFKSSRKFLMKSSSKNAVVINDNHYKLDESIGIVSRIDEFHSEIIQSQDVERLNYSVLQQFVTHYTPSVDFTILKITDYSGNDVDKDGTGNTTGEITIGSSDFSSVYSASGGVYGFSEQLIYGSTVSPKDLEFHFGFDKRILNFNYAQGTIDNAGKDAEFEALASILREDDTANILIKGYTDSSGADAYNINLSKDRCEAMRDYLVAQGARATQIHIEPKGETLARANSGPDDTKNEVFRKVSIAITSGADYIYFNPGLIGAIPDTATDANYFITNSNSSVQISSSAEDISDYWTEKRQSIDYYLDKETQIEFSAYSKTSESINISKQEEEGAVDEVKIAQSENTSQLLSDNSGNSKSNETVALGLNVDLRMSKQFEMSVEGNSSMSARMISLPPPDGFLKYVDSLIE from the coding sequence ATGTCAAACGTAACAAAAATTCAAGAAGGAGCAGCAGTACTACAACAAGTAGATGTTAGTGATATTTTCACTTCCTTAGCTATGGGTATAGCAGATGCCCAAAAGAAGTTAGATGATAATTCTATCGCTCAAATCACAAAACTAGCCAATACCACATTAGGCGATAAATCGCTATTAGAACTGGGTTTTGCACCAGCATTCTATAGTTTTACCTATGCAGATATTAGCGCTAACATTCATTTAAAGATGACAATGAAAGATGAGTTTGCGCTATCTGTACAAGTGGACGCCACTTATAATTCTGGCAAACAAGGTAAAGACGATTATAAAAACGTTGAAAAAGAAAAAGCATTTAATTCTGAAAAGAGTAGTTTTAAATCATCACGAAAGTTTTTAATGAAAAGCAGTTCCAAGAATGCTGTTGTTATAAATGACAATCATTATAAATTAGATGAAAGTATAGGTATTGTCTCTAGAATAGATGAGTTTCATTCGGAAATTATCCAGTCACAAGATGTAGAACGCTTAAACTATTCTGTGTTACAACAGTTTGTTACTCACTATACACCGTCTGTAGATTTTACAATACTAAAGATTACAGATTATAGTGGGAATGATGTTGACAAAGATGGAACTGGAAATACAACAGGAGAAATTACTATAGGTAGTAGTGACTTTTCATCAGTTTATTCAGCATCTGGTGGAGTCTACGGTTTTTCAGAACAGCTAATTTATGGTTCTACAGTAAGTCCAAAGGATTTAGAATTTCATTTTGGATTTGATAAGCGCATCCTCAATTTTAATTATGCACAAGGGACTATAGACAACGCAGGAAAAGACGCAGAGTTTGAGGCATTGGCTTCTATTTTAAGAGAAGATGACACTGCAAACATTCTTATTAAAGGCTATACCGATAGTAGTGGTGCAGATGCATATAATATAAATTTATCTAAAGACAGGTGTGAAGCTATGCGAGATTATCTAGTTGCCCAAGGCGCTAGAGCCACACAAATACATATTGAGCCGAAAGGTGAAACTTTAGCCAGAGCCAATAGTGGTCCTGATGATACTAAAAATGAAGTCTTTAGAAAAGTAAGCATCGCCATTACTTCAGGAGCTGATTATATTTATTTTAATCCTGGGTTAATTGGAGCTATTCCTGATACTGCTACTGATGCTAATTACTTTATAACAAATTCTAATAGTAGCGTTCAAATCTCATCATCAGCAGAAGATATAAGCGACTATTGGACAGAAAAAAGACAAAGTATAGACTATTATCTAGATAAAGAGACTCAGATAGAGTTTTCTGCTTATTCTAAAACAAGTGAATCTATTAATATTTCAAAACAAGAGGAAGAAGGCGCAGTAGACGAAGTGAAAATAGCACAAAGTGAAAACACTAGTCAATTATTATCTGATAATAGTGGTAATTCTAAATCCAATGAAACTGTTGCTTTAGGATTAAATGTTGATTTACGCATGTCTAAGCAATTTGAAATGTCTGTAGAGGGTAATTCGTCTATGTCGGCACGTATGATTTCCTTACCACCACCAGATGGATTTTTAAAGTACGTAGACTCTTTAATTGAATAA